In Synergistaceae bacterium, the genomic window GACAGATATTTCCCTTTTCAGTTCTTCAGATTTGTTCAGCGGCAGTTTAAGGACGCTTCCTATGTCGTTGGTTATGTGGTCGCCTCCCACTGATATCAGGCCAAGATGCTTGGGCCTGCCGTCAGAGAAAACAGCAACTCCTGTTGTACCGCCGCCTATATCGATAACGACAGCACCTGCAAGGGCCTCTTCCGGGGATATTACTCCCAGTGCCGCTGCAAGAGGCTTGAGCACAAGTCCCGAAACATCAAGTCCTGCCTTATCTACGCAGTTCAAAACGTTCTGGATCGTTGATGTCGGAACTATCACTGACTGCAGCTGGATGTCCAGCCTGATAGCCGTCATACCCAAGGGGTCATCTATACCTACATTCCCATCGAGTGAATACTCGACCGGGATCGTGTGCAGTATACTTTGGTTCGCCGGTACTGCGACATCGGCCTGAGCAGCTTCAATAACTCTTTCAATGTCGAGCTGCATAACAGGACGTGGAGTACGGCCAAGGGAGACCATACCTTTTGTGCGAATGCTGGTCACTTCACCTCCGCCAAAAGCCACAGTAACTTCAGTAATATCCTGACCGACCATATTCTGTGCATCGCTCACGGCCTGTCTTACAGAGCGGACAGCCTGGTCAAGATTAACGATCAGTCCCTTCCTTATACCATTTGACGGAGCCTGTCCGACACCGATGATCTGAGCTTCCTCACTCCCATGCTCTCTTTCAGCAACAACAA contains:
- the ftsA gene encoding cell division protein FtsA, whose product is MFKKASGYSSDREPELLAGLDLGTSKVTVVVAEREHGSEEAQIIGVGQAPSNGIRKGLIVNLDQAVRSVRQAVSDAQNMVGQDITEVTVAFGGGEVTSIRTKGMVSLGRTPRPVMQLDIERVIEAAQADVAVPANQSILHTIPVEYSLDGNVGIDDPLGMTAIRLDIQLQSVIVPTSTIQNVLNCVDKAGLDVSGLVLKPLAAALGVISPEEALAGAVVIDIGGGTTGVAVFSDGRPKHLGLISVGGDHITNDIGSVLKLPLNKSEELKREISV